The following DNA comes from Magnolia sinica isolate HGM2019 chromosome 18, MsV1, whole genome shotgun sequence.
TCCTTAGAAGGAAGTTCAACTTCATTGTCTTTCTTTTGGTGGCTTTTAAGGCTTTGCAAATAAGTGCAGTTTTACCATAATATAGCTGGATTTGTGAATTTCAGTGGGTGTTAACCAATGGTCTGAATTGACAGGTTAGGAATCGAAAATCTCTGGATCAGGTCTGGTAATTCAATCCAGAACGAGTACGGAGTTCAGCTTCTAAATTTGATTGGGCATCCAATGGTGATAGAGGGTCCTGAGTGTGTAGCTTTATCAGGGATATAGTTGGGCAGTTCATGAATagtgttttgtgatttaggtggggtgtctacatacatatatatcaaggtgggtcacacagtcACAGCCTGACCAAAATTTACCCGGACCGGACCCAAGCAGCTCCTGTACATGGGATCCATTGTCCACGGGGCTGTCAACATGTTCAGATGGGGTGGTCCTATATTCCATTTAAAGTGGAGCCCACTATTTGAACAATTTAGTTTGAGTTACATATTTCTTATATggttggttatgattcatttaaAGTGGGCCCATCATTTGGATAGTTGGTTTTTGAGTTCATATTTCTGGCAAGGGCTTCTAGGTAATGGTGGCAATAGGTTTAGCGGTCCGACAAGCCCGGTTCAGCTTTGGACTAAGCTTGGACCTTAGGCACATGTGTTAGGCCATGCATGacttaaatcaaaattttacacTGAAACTTGACTCAACCTATAGCTGGACTATAGACCCAACTTCGTATGCTTGTCTGCACATTTCATTCTAATCCTCGGTTAGGCAATTTATGCATGTTGAATGCAGACGATTAATTTTGTTATTTTAAGGCCTTTTTTATTAAATGTCTGgatcacttgatgaatggatggattaagagcaTTTAGTCAGAGAACATGATTTATCCATTTTCTAGCTAGGCTTGGTTGGAATTGGGTCCAACTAATTTTTTTAGGGTTAAGCTTGGGCCCACTGTGGTAGGCCCCTGCCGTGCTTGAGGGGAGCTTTGGCGTAGGGCTTTGAGCGTGAAGCCAGGCCAGGTCCAACCCCAACCTTGCCATCTTCACTTGTGTTTttaggagagggagggagagatgtaCAAGTTGTTGAAAAGAAAAACCACCAGTaacataacaaaaataaaaataaaaattgaagctTTTTTAGTTAAAATATTAACTTTGgaagaaaactttttcactatTCATTGCTTAACAAAATAtggttaaaaaaaattaattggtTATCTTTTTTAACTAAACCAATTGGCGTATCTTAATAACCcttaaatataaatatatgtaaCTTTTAATAGTAAAAGTAACTATATCTGACTATATATCTGACCCCACCTGACTTTTAACCGTGTCCAAAAGGTGAGACCCAAACGCAACGTTAAATTCAGGCGGGCTCCGAGGTTCTGCCTATCCATTCACTAATGGGGACAGGAGGCAAGAGTTTGGATGGGATGCCCAACATTATTTAGTGTGGAGCCACCATCGTTTAcacatgtcatctaatccattcagctGATGTTATCGCCACAATCTCGATGTTTtggagctcaagtgggccacaccatgttttTGGCATGGTTTCACATCGTTTCCTGGTGAGGCGCACATGAGTTTTACATCCATGTGGGTCTGGATCAAGCTCAGACATTAGGCAGCgcaagggatggatggtgtggatctgatCCACATGAAGTCGTTTCACAGATAGAAGCACTAGGCACGCCACTATATGGCTAAACATAATCTGGTTACTCGTTTCCGTTGGGAGCTAATGGATTCGCATGGTACAATTGCACACGACAACAAATATCACCCATGCCCATCAGAACTaaaggaaaaagtagagaaaggCGAGTCCATAAATGATTTTGGTGGAGCTAATGGAAGAGTAATACAGTCTCTTTCTTCACCAAAAATGTTTATAAATTGGGACCATCCATTGCCCTCTTATGGGAAGTCATTAAGAATTGCGCCCTCCTTTAGATATTTCAATAGAAGAAAATATAGTGAGCTTTCATGTTATCATAGATATATTTCTACCATATGCTAAAACccatctctttattttattattatttttagataaaTCTTATTAGCATCTGTTTTGCATTGGAAAGTTTTTTCTTGAGTGTATTTCCATGATGTTAGAAACTTACCATCCTCATAATCATAAGTGCGTTTGCtacaattcattttttttttccatttttttaatgaaataaatTACTATGGTACTTAGCGGCATTTTGGTACATATGTTGGACAAAGATGATGATTATTCACGCTTTGAATCAATAAGTTTTTCTATTCTTCTTTATTcgaatttctattttaattttcttttataattccAAATTTCCATAATTACAAATTTACAGATCCAAAATTCCAACACATAATTGTATATTATGTAAGAATCAAAGTAACCTACGTCCCAAGTAAACCACGGTCCCAAATCCTTACTCTTGCACGGGTGATAgactttcaggagtttcaacaccaggtcaagggttcgagtatccataggtggtgaaattccactagtgtgagtgtgtgggggtgtgtgtttgtgtgtaaaaaaaagtaaACCATGTCCCAAAAGTGACCATAATCCACTACGTACTTTACACCTGACCAAATAATATTCACTCGATCATTTTCATCTGCCTGTAtttcataaaagaaaataaattttctaattacattttaaaagaaaattttctaatatCACTCTAATCTATGCCTTTTCCATCGCTTTCATACCTGTCATAATTAGATACTTTTGTAATCAACATGTAAATATCTAGATTCCACAACTTCTAGCTTGTCCACACAATTCTATAGCTTTTTGGGTGTTATCATTATCTACTTCAAAATCATGAGAAACCAAATTCACAAAGGCCACAGCAAAGGAAACAATTAAGATGGAATGTCCACCATTAGTTGCGAGGGCTTACAGTGGCATTTAACgtgctatccaatccattcatctgatgcatCTCATATGGATAAAATAATAACCCAAAGTTAAtaatattccaaaactcaggtgggtcataccaagtGAATTTAGAGGTCTTAGGTATAAATTTTTTGGGGCATCCTACCTGAGTGTTGAAATTTTTGAGATCAAAGCCAAACAAGGGGTGCTGTATCTAATTGACAGCATGGATTTCATGCACGCTGGACCTTTTCCCGATGGTGGAGAAAGTAATCCCAGTAGGTAAGTATGCAGTCATTTTCCTTTGTGTAATTATAGTTAAGCCATgtttccagaaaaaaaaaaagacccactTTCTTTACAATAAATGATCCTGTAGAGCCTGCAAAATCCAAATTCATAGAGCCATCTTTCCATAATACAGAGCTGGGTGACGTATCAACTGGGAACATCTACTGCACCCTCGCATGTGtttaaaaaatgagaaattttgacacacacacacacaaaaaaaaaaaaacccacttaatatagaatttacattcggTACTTTATTCAGACCCTTTATATGCATTCTCTCAATTGGCAATAATGAGAattgttctttaaaaaaaaaaaagtgagaagaACAAGCCAAGGGGAACAGGAAAAGGAATTATCACAAAAGAATGCCAGCaggccattttattttttattttttattttttttttaaaaaggtccaCATTAAAATAACAAGAGATAGCTGGTAACAACCGTTTCTTTCCATTTCATATAAAGTGTTTGTCAGCTGAGGAGATGATGAACCCATTTCTCAAGAACAGCAGGAGAGCCATACCAGGGCCTCAACACGTCATCTGAACCAACGGGAGAGTGATAAACCCCTTCCAGGCTAATGTTCAGTGCACCCTCGAGATAAGCTGAAATTTCAGGAACCACTCCATCCCCCCAAACATCTGCTTGCCCGCAGACCTGCCACAAAGTTGAAAGCTGTTGCATAAATGATTTGCGAAATGAAGTGCAGTGATAACTGGCAATATCAattgtggagaaagaaagaaagaaattagaatgcATGAAACTGCTGGACAGATAAACAAGCAACACTGTAGATTGTATTTAGGAATTAAATCTACATTCATAAATTGCAAAGATTGTCATTTTTGGCATGAATGCAAGTCAACGATGAGGCATTTGACAAAAGCTGAAGTATTAAATTCATGAATGCAGATGTGCCTCAGGAGTTTTATGTGTACCAGTACCACTCAAGCAAAAATTTTAtagggtccttgctcttactccggtggtagactctcaggagtttcaacacctggttgagggttcgagtacccataggtgctgaaatcccactacggcgtgagtgtgtggtggtgtgtgtgcgtgtataaaaaaatatatattttaaaaagcgaaaattttataggatagttatAAGATCAGCCATGTTCTAAGGGACAAAATGTTGGCAAGTTAAGGACAGACAAGTTCATAGGACGATTTtaactgaaatgaggatgttcagatggatgagtggcaagatgagggaggatggaattagaaatgaatgcattcaagggaacttagaaGTAGCACCAATAGATAATAAGATGAGTGAAAGTAGACTTTGATGTTTTGGTCATGGGCAACGGAGAACAAGAACTAcattggttaggagtgagttggtacaaagTTGAAGACTCTTAAAGGGCAGGGAAAAGgctcaaaaggatgtgggtggaggtagtaagaaaatactcgatgacctatggtctaactgaagttatggccgtTGATAGAGTTGAACagcggaacaggattcatgtagccaaccccactTACTTgggttaaggcttagatgatgatgatgatgaagaagtcaTTCATAAGTTATCACTGACCTGCTTGTACCCTTGACCTATGAAACGGGCACGTATGGTAGTAGCAAGTGATGTGGTCTTGTTGCTGTTGTTTAATGTCATCGTCTCAGATATTTGCTGATCATTATCAATTGGAACCATTGGTTCAGAGGTTATGCTAGGGTTACCAAAGAATCGAGCTCCTTGAATATACCTGCAGAAATAAAATGATCACTTCGTAAAGTTCCCAGAGTCCAGACATTCCCCAGGGTAGAGTTATGAAAACAATATCTAGTTGAATGGATCTGaattatgttttttctttttcctttttttgaaatGCTTCACTTGCTCCTACTTTGTCATTACAATCAATCAACAAGAATTCCTGGTGCAACAGTACTTGTTCCAGCAATCCATTGTGTAACAACTAATCAAGTAGCTCTTGGTTTATATTCCAATCTGTGGTCGCCGGCAAAACCATCAATCCTACTTGTTCCAGTAATCAATGGTGCAACATCCTGCATCAGTGAGGGGAAGCCAAGACCACTGCCCCCCCAAGCGCATTCCATTTAGAAATATTCTTCCCAAAAACTAAATGAATGCAGAATTAAAGGCCTGTTTGGCAGACTCCTAAAAGTAAGTTTATCGCATTTTGACTGATCATAATTACGTATTGGAGATCATGAACATTGGTAATTGAGATTATTTTTAAACATTACTGCAAAGAAATATGGTCTTTCATACAAAATTACCATtggctaaaatgagatgaactcatatttaggcatctaccaaaaaGGCCCTAAGGTTTCTTGTTGGAGACAAAGTATGTGCTTGACAAGACACCCACAGGAGTAAATGGATGTCACTGTAGAATGATCTGTAAGTGACTGATAAACTTACGCaaatcaaaaaaatgaaaaatccatgCAACACATGTAATGGTAAAGTTTACCAGCCTTGGTTGTCCAGActgaaggagaagaaagattaaTCAATTAGTATCATTGAATTTTACCTCCCTGCAACACATACGTATCTTAGTTCCGGTGTATAAACAGCCTGTGCACAGTATTTGTCGACATAATCCAAGAGCCCCCTCGTTTGATCAATAACTCCAGACAAACCCTTTGGAGGTGGCCTGAAAGAAAAACACATTCTCCAGTCAAAAGTATTTATGATGAAATACCACTGAAATTGCCCAGGGATGCCACTGATAATTTCATAGTTGAATATGTTTAATTGTTGAAAGTAGTTCAAAATTCGAATTTTAAATAGAAAACGGAGTCATTAAGCACAAACTCTTATTGTTACTACAGGAAACACACATTTATACAACttgtaacatcatatgagaaatgTTTTATCACTTTAAGCAGGTCCACAACACTGAAAACTATGCAAGCAAAGTAGTGGCACATCTGCAGAATTGAGGGGAAAATAATCCACAGATGGGAAACATCAACTCATGAGCAGAGCACTTTACAATGGCTATAAGAAAGTTCAAGTTTTAGCAATCTATAATCGACTGGTCAATGAATTCTGGGTGTGGAATCTTAATTTTTGTGGTCAAAAGTTGTATCCTGTCGATCATGGACAAACTCAGACAACTGGGATGTGGTTCAGTAATAAAATCATACGAGTGAGGGGATCCAAGAGTCAACAGCAATGAAATATGAGACAGCCCAAATTCTTCCATGTAGACACGTGCAAGCCATCCTCCAGCTGAATGTCCAATTAAGGACAGACTCCCACCTACAATGCAATATTTTGTTGTTATTCAAAAACCCATATATGCTAAGCAGGGAAACAATGTCCACATGGAGAATACATACTGAGAATAAATGATCACACAGGTAATAAAGGAACCATGCCTCAAGTgcattgatatttttttttgcaCTAGGGTTCAGTCTTGCATATCTTTAATAACTCGAACCACTTAACTATTTCTTTAGGAGTTTTTCCCCTTTATCAATTGGTATTCCTTAATAcgtaaatacatacatacatacatgcatagatAGGCATGTACATAAGTAGACATGTACACACGATCACTTTCCCCCACCCCATGCGCGTGTGGGCGCACACACACAAGAAACATCTACGAGTGAGTTTCAGCTCACAGGGGGAAATGCTTGCTTGTCTCAAAATACACATTTGTTGGTGGACTCAACAAAAGCGCGGACTCTTTCGCAAGAGAAAGAAACACCTGAGGGAAATGCTAGATGGTTCTTTGCGAAAACTTGAAATCTGTGGTGATATAGACAGAAGAAGATGGAAACTATCTTGACCAATCAACAGGGTACAACTGACCTTAGAAATTAGATTATGAAACTCGCATCCAGAaaccttaaataaataaataaatacatctaTCAACTGAAATAAATGCTCCAAGCCATATATTGAAGTTCCTGGGGATGAACATTCTATTGTATGCAGCCTTTtaagttaaaaattaaaacagAGCCACCCTTTTGTCAATTTTTGTACATATTGAGCTCACAATCAGATTAGGGAATGAAGAGTACACTTTTTTGAAATGTGTTCTAAGATATCTAGTCATTGGAAATGAGGCCTGATGCAAGCTAGCTCTCCTTCTCTTGAATTTTCATAATTGACCATATCTAGAATGAATTTGAAATTTATGCATCACTGAAAATATCTAAAATGAATTTGAAAAACTGAACAAGGCACCTTGGGTGAGTAGTTTTGCCTCAGAAATGGCTGCATCGACCCTTTCCAGATACCTGGCAGAAGAAAGTAGATGTAATCATATTTGTATGATACAATTGAgtccctttcttctcttctctaacaaaaattagaaagaaagaaaggaaaaaaaaaaataactgcTAGTGCGTCGTGAAAGTGagaagttaaaaaagaaaaaaaaaaagagtaccaATCAAGAACGGGTCTGGGGCGGAGGGTTCCTTTCCAGTAATTGGCATCTAACAAACCAGCAGCATTCCTCAGCCAATCAAGTCTAGAAACTTTAGCAACTAGCACTGGGACACCATATTCCTTCTTCAACGACTCTGCCATTTTCACGTAATCACTTGAATTGTTTCCTAACCCCTGCCAAAAATACACATCATAAGATCCTCAATTTTCATAactaccacttttttttttcttcttattctaaGGAGAATGCTGCTAGCATTATCTacttataaagagagagagagagagagagagagagagagagagagagagagagagagagagagagagagaggaggaggaggaggaggaggaggagaagaaaaggaaagggtgATTAACTGGTAAAATAACAGCAGGACAGGGTGAGTTTGGGAGTGATGGAGCAGCGCTTTTCACCATCTCTTTGGCTGGTGCTCCGCCTTTGCTGCCCACCCAAATTCCCGCCATTTTTATCTGTTCCTCTGCTTCATCTCCCTTTTCAACCCTCAACTAACATCACACCCTTTTCGTTATCTAGACCCAACTTCCCACAGTCGACGTGCCATGCTTAGGAATCCATCGTGTCCGTTCCACTGGATGTGCTAACTCTCTCTCCTTTGGGTGGATGGTGTTTCCTAatgaacaaatatcatcttatccCGCTGTACACATATAAGTGATTCGGATTGCGGGTACCGCTTCTTTCTATACCTGACTGTGAGCCCACCATCATGTCTTTCGTTtacatccaccttgtccatcccttttttaaaagcttattttagggcatgatataaaaaaaataaaaataaataaaaatcgatccaaagctcaggtggaccacaccacaggaaatagtggtgattaaccattaaaaacttcatgtgggaaacaaaggttttggatcaagcttatcgctgtgtggtcctttcatctaggtctttgtgaccttaacaataggttagatgacaaataaatattatggtgggccttggaaggtttcaatggtgagcatcatTATAACCACTggttcttatgatatggtccacttgagcattggatctgcctcatggaTGGATAGGGTGGACATACAAATTGTCCACCAAGGAATACGATCTTAGGCCTATGTTATCAAATAGGGATTTTTTCGTATCGTTACCTGCCTTTTCATTTATGGACTAAAAACCTCTGCTATTCTAACTATTTCTGTAAACCCGTTCATAATTTTTACTATTAGAGATTAATAGT
Coding sequences within:
- the LOC131233410 gene encoding uncharacterized protein LOC131233410 isoform X2, which encodes MAGIWVGSKGGAPAKEMVKSAAPSLPNSPCPAVILPGLGNNSSDYVKMAESLKKEYGVPVLVAKVSRLDWLRNAAGLLDANYWKGTLRPRPVLDWYLERVDAAISEAKLLTQGGSLSLIGHSAGGWLARVYMEEFGLSHISLLLTLGSPHSPPPKGLSGVIDQTRGLLDYVDKYCAQAVYTPELRYVCVAGRYIQGARFFGNPSITSEPMVPIDNDQQISETMTLNNSNKTTSLATTIRARFIGQGYKQVCGQADVWGDGVVPEISAYLEGALNISLEGVYHSPVGSDDVLRPWYGSPAVLEKWVHHLLS
- the LOC131233410 gene encoding uncharacterized protein LOC131233410 isoform X1; translation: MAGIWVGSKGGAPAKEMVKSAAPSLPNSPCPAVILPGLGNNSSDYVKMAESLKKEYGVPVLVAKVSRLDWLRNAAGLLDANYWKGTLRPRPVLDWYLERVDAAISEAKLLTQGGSLSLIGHSAGGWLARVYMEEFGLSHISLLLTLGSPHSPPPKGLSGVIDQTRGLLDYVDKYCAQAVYTPELRYVCVAGRYIQGARFFGNPSITSEPMVPIDNDQQISETMTLNNSNKTTSLATTIRARFIGQGYKQLSTLWQVCGQADVWGDGVVPEISAYLEGALNISLEGVYHSPVGSDDVLRPWYGSPAVLEKWVHHLLS